In one Polycladomyces subterraneus genomic region, the following are encoded:
- a CDS encoding IS3 family transposase translates to MGCSKTLRFNIIHQLKHKYPVQLLCKIAQVSRSGYYKWLKRQTCRRDHEIKQILSLEYHRLKGIYGYRRMRILLKRKYGIHVNHKRVYRLMKLLQAGCHSEKKTLHALFIVR, encoded by the coding sequence GTGGGATGTTCCAAAACGTTGAGGTTCAACATCATTCACCAACTTAAGCACAAGTATCCTGTTCAACTGCTGTGTAAGATCGCTCAAGTATCCCGGAGCGGCTATTACAAGTGGTTAAAAAGACAAACCTGCCGTCGAGATCATGAAATCAAACAGATCCTTTCATTGGAGTACCACAGGCTGAAAGGGATATACGGATACCGAAGAATGCGGATTCTTTTGAAGCGAAAATACGGAATACACGTAAATCACAAGCGTGTGTACCGCCTGATGAAGCTTTTGCAAGCAGGCTGTCATTCGGAGAAGAAGACCCTACACGCACTATTCATCGTACGGTAA